The segment tgctctgcagaaaccCGGGGCACAGCACAACCCTTCCCTGTGCTCcttcacagccccacagagattcatcccatcccctcccatGACACTCACTGGCATCAATTTGCTGAGCCCCCATCACTGCTCCAAGCCCATGAGCACCACAGTGACACATGGGGTGACACAGGGACAGCCCCTGTGGGATATGAGATGAGCAGCGGGGCTGAGCGACACAGCGTGAGGTTTATTGCATCTCGTTGCAGAGATTTCTTGAACATGAAGTgactccagctgctgcctgcagcgcCCATAAGCACTGCCCCTGCCCCGCGCTGGGACCCCGCCGTTGCACTGACCCTACTACTGCTGTATGTAATAAACACTGAGACCCATGCTAGTCCTCCCATTGCTGCGGGGTGCTTGGGGATGGAGGTAcagctgcagggacagaggGGTCAAGCAGGGACCAGGAGCAGGGCGAGGGTGCACTGCAGATACCCCCAGCCCCTGTGCTTTCAGCAATTAGCTTTGCAGTGAGCAAGCCCAATTCATCGTTCCACCTCCAGCAACCCCCACTCGGCCTCCGCGCAGCGCTTTTAGTTTGAGCCCCTACCGCAAGCAATGGGTTGGAATGATTTGGctttcagctctgagctcctcCCCTGCCCTATGCCCGTGCTGCAGTGCCGTTGGGGGTCCTGTCCTCAGCCCCCTCCCGCGGCTCGTTGGGCGGTGGGATCTTCAGGTCAGTGGGCTCCACGTGCCAGATGTCCCGCGCGTACTCCTTGATGGTGCGGTCGCTGGAGAACTTGCCTGCGGCTGCGATGTTCCTGATGACCATTTTGGTCCATGCCTTGGAGTTCTGCAAGAAAAAGGGGGGATGGAGGGCAGGCTGTGTCTCTGGGTGCCCATCcgcacagccctgtgctgtttTGGGGTCCCTCAGCAGACACTCTCCCTGTCCCCTCCCGGACTCACCAGGTACAGCTCGCTGACTTTCTCCTGGCACTTGACATAAGCCTCGTAATCTGCAAAGACTTTAAACCTGAAGCAGCAAAGAATGGAGGAGTTATGGAGAGCAGGGTGAGAGCTTGGCTGGCACGGAGGAACGGGACACTCAAATGGATGCTTCAGATAAATTAACCTTCCCCAGCCTCTAATGAATCACAGCCTGCTAGAAAAGCCCTTGAGATGCCTGAAAGCATCCATCATCTGGCAAGAACTGGTCATGTATTAAAagtggaggttggtggctctgcctgcagcaggtgggttggaacttggtgatccttgaggtcccttccaacccaagccattctatgattcgatGAAGGGCTGTGCACCCAAATGCATTCCAGCCTTAATGCGGGTTTAATGCAGCCCAGCTAAAGGGCTGAGCACAGCGAGCCTTTTGTACCAGGGGTACATAAATTGCTTTTCCCTGTGCACAGGAGCTGGGGCAGGAAATGGGATATTATCAAACAGTGGGTATAGGGCTGCTCTGCATGGGTATATGATCTCCTTTAGGATGTGAGTTAATGACCACTAGGGGAAGGActgggttggatattaggaacaatttcttctctggaagagtggtTGGGCATtggcagagctgcccaggagtggtggggtcactgtccccGGGGGtgttgcagagctgtggggatgtggcactgagggatgtgggcagtgggggTGGGGAACtcagaggtcttctccaacccaAATAATTGTGATATGGAGCTGGAACCCAGGGATGGGTGGCGGCCCAGCCATGAACCTCACCGGTCATGATGGAAGAGCATGTCGACCACATCCCTGAAGAGGTCTGGCTCGTCTGAGGAGAAGAAGCCACTCTGGATCTGGTCAACAGCCTGCTTCAGCTCAGGGAGCCGGTCATAGTACTGCTGGGCGTTGTAGCTGGGGGGCAGAGATCATGAGCCCATGCCAACCCCATTGCCCACTGTCCCCACCACGTCCCCATCCCTCACCCATCCTTGTCCAGCTCTGCCACATCCTCCACCCTCATCCCAAAGATGAAGAGATTTTCCTCTCCAGCCTCCTCGGCCATCTCCACGTTGGCTCCATCCATGGTGCCGATGgtcagagccccattcagcaTGAACTTCATGTTCCCTGTGCCTGACGCCTCCGTGCCCGCCGTGGAGATCTGCTCCGACAGGTCGGTGGCAGGGATCACTGCCAACAGAGCACACGAAAGATGAAAGATGCAGGCCAACAAGCAGCCAAAGCGTTGGCGTTTCCCTATAGGACGTACCCTTCTCTGCCAGGGAGACCCTGTAGTTCTCCAGGAAGATGACCTTCAGCTTGCTGCCCACAACGGGGTCGTTGTTGACCACCTGGGCCACAGCGTTGATGAGCTTGATGATCATTTTGGCCATGTGGTAACCTGGTGCAGCCTAGGGGCAGAGCCATGGTGGGCCCAGAGTGCTGGGGCCTCCCTTGTAGGGCATTCCAAGGGCTTCCTCCAAACGCAACTTACCTTGCCTCCAATGATCACCGTCCTAGGGACAAAGAGCTTCACAGGGTCTCTCTTGATGCCTGGAGGAGAGGGCAGCACCGATACCAGCTGTGTGCCATTTCCCACCCATCCCCTGCCCACCCCCGCGGGGCCTTACGGTTGTACATGGTGATGATGTGCAGGCAGTTCATCAGCTGCCGCTTGTACTCATGGATTCTCTTCACATGCACATCAAACATGGAGGAGGGGTTGATCTTCACCTCATACTCCTTCTCCAGGTACAGTGCAAACTTCACCTTGTTCTCCTGGCCGAGGGCAGGGCGGGCGtcagccccacaacccccatATTCACACCCCCCAAATCCATGCCCCCAAGAGCCAGCTCCCCTTATCCGCACTCCTTACCTGCTTCACTTTGGCAACCTCCCTGATGAACAGGTCGTCGTCCACAAACTCGTGCAGCTTTGCCAGCTGGCTCAGATCCCTCACGTAGTCCTCCCCTATTTTCTATAAGACGAGCACAGCCACGTGCTGACCACAAAGCAGCAATGGACTGCGGCCACATGGGAGTTCAGAAAATGGgttgagttggaaaggacctcaaagcaagcacatgctgctggctcatgcccagctcagggctggaactcaatgatcatagaatcatagagtggcctgggttgcaaaggcccacagtgctcatccagtcccaaccccctgctgtgtgcagggtcaccaaccagcagcccaggctgcccagagccacatccagcctggccttgaatgcctgcagggatggggcatccacagccccatCCACATCCAAGGatcatccttgaggtcccttccaacccaagctgttccaTGTCTCTATGATGACCCCCAAGGCAGGGAGCCACGTGCAGAGCCACCCATACCTCTGCAATGACCTCGGCCAGCCCCGggttgcagagcagcagccagcgCCGCGGGGTGATGCCGTTGGTCTTGTTCTGGAACTTATCgggctccagctctgcaaagtCCCTGAAGCTGCAAGGGCAAGGAGGGGACAACGTCGGCTCTGTGCCGGGGTGGATCCCCTTCCACATCCCACCCACCCTTACACTTCAGACTTGACGATCTCAGAGTGGATCTTGGCCACTCCATTGACAGCATGGGAGCCGACGATGCAGAGGTGAGCCATGTTGATCCTCTTGGTGCCTCCTTCCTCTATCAGGGACATCCTCCGCAGCCGGTCCACGTCATTGGGGAAGAGGGACGCAATGTGCTGTGGGGGGCGGCCAGGAGGGGGTGAGCAGCCAACCCAACAGACCAGCACCCCAGGAGGGGACCACAGCAATGGCCTCAATTCATTTGGTGCCAGCCAGACTGATGGCTTTTACTCCAGGGTGATGGTGCGAACCTTCTCTATGGGGTTCAAGCCATCCACATCCTTTTCCAGGATGAGTTTAGTGCTCAGGGAGCAAAGAATGTCACTTTAAATGCTTCAGGGACAttcaagttattttaaaaagccacgAACTGTGGATAGCAATACAGAACGCTGTGGCTGGCTGTTTGCTCTGGGTCCCTCtggctcagctcctgctccagcagatACACCCAGAGCTGGTGCTCTATGAAGGTCACCAAGGAGACCCCACAACCAGTCTGGGCAACTCTATGGCACAAGAAGGGCTTTGCACTGCTccccaaagagcagcagaaccaCCCACTTCACAGTGCAGTTTGTGCACTGTCCCCATCTCCATAGTGTGACACCCATCACCCAGAGCCCCCAACCCACTCACGTCCAGGTGCCTCTGGTTGATCTCATAGATGATTTCCAGGTGTCTGGGGAGCAGCTTCTCCACCAGGTCCACTGGCCAGCGCTCCAGGGCTTCGGGCAGCACGGTGTGGTTTGTGTAGGCAAATGTCCGCTTGGTGATGTCCCAGGCCTGCAGGCAGGAGAGCGGCATcaggggcagccccagggcaCCCAGCTGGGTGTGAGCACCCACATGTGTCCCTACACCCAGAACCATGGCCCCAGTGTGCCTTGGGTGGGCAGCACAGGCTCATCCCTCCCCACCACCCACTGGAGATCTTCCAACAGTGGGAATGCTCCTGAGCTGCTCGTTGAACCCACCTGCTCCAGTGTGCTGCTTaatcagaaccacagaatcaccgaggttggaaaagccctctaagATCGTGCAGCCCACCCTATGTCCCTCAGTGACACACCCCCACGGCTCTGGAGcactccagggatggtgaccccaccactcctgggcagctgtgccactgcagctttctcttttggagaagaaattacCCAATTACCCAACCCGACTCTCCCCAGCACAACTTAGGGCCATACTCTCATCCTACCATCCTATTAATGAGTGCTAACGGGTGTGCAGCCCCTACACATGAGGAGAGGGTGCAACACCCATTGCCCAGACTGCAGCAGaccaccctgccccatagaaaGCTGAGCCACATCCCTCAACCTTGTTCCAGGGCAGTTTCTCAATATCCACAAAAACCCTCATCAGCTCAGGGATGGCCATGGCGGGGTGCGTGTCGTTCAGCTGGATGGCGACCTGTGGGGACATGGTGGCACCCATCACCTACACCATCCCAGTGGTTGAGTTCACAAATGGCACATAACAACGGGGAGGTGGATTGCTGGGCTGGAGGCACAcggcagagcagccctgctttgTACCTGGTCAGGGAAGGAGTCAAACACGGTGCGGACGCTTTCTGTGCTCCCAAATTTGGATGCTTTGAAGCGGCGGATGATGTCGTGCAGGGTCGCAGCCACCACAAAGTACTCCTGCTTCAGACGCAGCTCCTTGCCCTCAAAGAACTGTGAGAGGAGTGGAATGGGCACTGGGCACACAGGGAAAGGCTCACAGGGCATCACGTGGCATCGCAGCCCTGTGCCACTCATCACACACAGTGAGAACCCCTGACTCACGTTGTCGTTGGGATAGAGGACGCGGGAGATGTTCTCAGCCAGGTTCCTGtccagcacagcctggatgTAATCCCCAACATTGACTGTAGAGGTGCAGAGGGGTATGGTCAGAGTGGCCTTGCTGTACCCTATCTCACCCAGCCCCCACCAGCCCCCACTTACAGTCCCGCAGGTTGAAGTCGTTGGGTGCCCGAGCCGACCACAGGCGCATGGTGTTGACGGTGTTGTTCATGTACCCAGGCACAGGGGTATCATAGGGCAGTGCCAGCACCACCTGGGGGATTAGTTTGACTGGGCAGACTATGAGCACcatgtccccacatccccatgccCTGCTGGAACCCTCCCACCCCAACCACCAGAGCTGCATCCACCTTTGCAATGGCGACAGGTGTGGGGATGCACCtggaccccaaaagaccccaaaggTTCCCCAAGGTCCCCAGAGCCCTGGCTGCGGGGACACGCTGGAAATGGAGAGATGCCTtcaggtggcagcagcagctggatgtAGGCTGTCACTCTGAGTGCAGCAGGACACAAGCCACCTGGGGGCCCTGCGAGCCAGCTGTGCCCCTGTACCTGGGTGTCCACCCACTTGGTGCCACCGGCAGTGTGCTCCACGCGGCCATAGAAGTGCACAGGAATCATGTACTCTGGGCGGGCTTTCTCCCAGGGGTTGCCATGCCTCAGCCAGTCGTCAGCTTCCTCCACCTGCATGGGggagtcatggaatcacagcacagttgagctggaagagacctcacagcgttcccagccccatcccagccatAAGCTggctgcctcccaccagctcagtcTGCCCGGGGCCCCATGCTTGGCCTGGGCTTCCCACCATACCTGCCACCCGTTGCGGATCTTCTGGTTGAAGATGCCGTACTCGTAGCGGATGCCGTAGCCATAGGCTGCCAGCCCCAGCGTTGCCATCGAGTCAAGGAAGCAGGCTGCCAAGGACAGGGGATAGCAAGGAGCGGGGAGCCCCAGGGCACAGGTCCTACACATGGGCTGTGCCCCCACCCTGGGAATAACACCTTTTGGGGCCTCTCTCACCTGCAAGCCGGCCGAGCCCACCATTACCGAGCCCCGCATCCTCCTCGATCTCCTCCAGCTCTTCTATGTCCAACCCCAGCTGAGGACAAGGAGGAAGCAATGGGACCGAGCACCCACCCCATACCCCTGTGCTGCCCTCGCTgctgggacatggggacatgagGGAGGGGGGCAGGGTCCATCCCCAGTGCTTTGGGTCACCACCCTACAACAGGGACACGCAGAGATGTGGCTCCGGTACCCCTACAAACACATCCCCAGCTTTCAGCCCACAGTGCTGTCAAGGAAGAGGTTTTGCTTAATGCAAGgctcccagggcagctcaggagGAACTCAGCTGAACCACCAGCTCCCacttctccaaaacaaaaccaacacccCATAACCAAAGGGTTTGCCAGCTTCTCCCCACCCCAAAGCTCCCCAGCTGGTCCCACAGCACCAGCCCCTCTCTGCATTGCACTGGGCTGCCCAAAGCACCACCACACACATATAAATGCATAGGAAGCTAAACATTTTCTTGCAGAGACGTTCAGCTGGTTGCACAGCTGTGCAATCACTATGCAACACCCCAGCCTCTTCCTATACCCGCCTGCCCCTGGCTGGGCTGTTGCCCTCGCTGTACTAACAGCTTTAGAAAAGCCCTGCAGATAAATCGCCCTCCCTTTGAATGTCATTTGCTTgacagctgctcctgctgttgTGCAACCTCTCCCACCGAGCAGAGACTGCCGCACGGGGCAGAGGGGTGGGAGataagagcaaacaaacaaacaaagccctTATTCAACCCAAGTGTCACCTGAGTGCCACCATGAGGCCCCAGGTGCAGCTCTCACCTGGTACACAGCTTCATCGCAGGCGTTCTGCAGCCCCAGGTTGATCATGGTGTTCTGCAGCGTCCGGCCCATGTAGAACTCCAGGGAGAGGTAATAGATCCTCTGCAAGAGGAAGTCGGTTCTGCTCAGTGCTCGGCCAACCCCAAAGCAAAGCTCCAATGGGAAACCCCGCCCCATGCTTTGCAGAAGGGATTTTAGGGCCTGGAGGGGGTCCATTGCCCTCAGCCCATTTTGGCACAGTGGGTTTGTTCAGATGGGAAggtcacacagaatcacacagaatggcctgggttggaagggacctcaaggatcatgaagctccaaccccccaccacaggcagggccaccaacctccacattgataccagcccaggctgcccagggccccatccagcctggccttgaacacctccagggatggacggggcatccacagcctctctgggcagctgttccagcacctcaccactctcacagtaaagaacttcccctgacatccaacccAAATCTGGCCTCCCTCAACTCCAAACCAtgtccccttgtcctgctgttaccTGCCCTCCCAAAGAGTTGAGTCACCTCGGTACaaagtttaaatttaaagagGACCCATTTCCTAATGTTGCTCAGCACCACAAAGTGGCGAAGCAGAACCGGGCACATCCTATTTCCCCATGTGCTGCCATCCTATGGCCATAGGAGCACTGCTGTAGGGCTGCTGGCCCTCCACGTGTGTGATGCAGCAGGACATATGGCCCTGCAGTCTGAGCTGCCCAGCAGTGCCCGTCCTGCGGTGTCAGCAGTGATGGCTTTAGGGAGGACTGGGGCTGCAGAAGTGCTGACCGCACACTCGGcccaatgggatgcaatgggattGGTGCTGTGCGTGTTGCACCTGTGGGGAGGGTCCCACATTTGGAGCCCTGCAGCAGAATCACAGCGAGCAGCAAGCTAACAGCTCCCAATAATAGATAAATTGGGATAAATTGGAGCCGACAGCGCCGTGCAGGTGGCAGGAGGAGATTAGAGCTTAATCCCCAGCAGAGCCCGGTGCAAACCCTCCCAGCACGGCTCGCCCTTGGCCGCAGGTGGTGCGGAAcgagctctgcctgcagcccttcaGCTCCATTTGCTCTACAAACACAATCCGCTGCGTTCCTCGGGGCGCACCCACGCCCGGCCGAGACGACAACATCAGCGCTCCCCCGCAGGACGATGCCGCTCCCATAGGGGACAGCACCGCCATTCCCATACAGGACACCGCCGTTCCCATACAGGACAGCGCCGTTCCCATAGGGGACAACACCGCCGTTCCCATGCTCGGAACCACAGcgctctgtttgctttgcaaagcaaagggCAGCGGCCTCGCCCGGTAAAGTCCACTCGGGACACTTTGCAAAGTCGAGCAGCGCAGCCGGACGGAGGCGGAAGGCGCCGAGCTGTCCgtgccccgcagccccccggcCCGGAACCCACCTTGGGGTCCCTCTCGTAGTAGTGCTGCTGGGTGCGGATCCAGCGTCCCACCAGGTGGTCCCGCACCGTGTGCGCCAAGGCGAAGAAGTAGTCGCGGGGGGTGGCCACGTTGCGGTCCTTCACCAGCGTGAAGTGGAGGTGCCGGTTGAAGCCCCGCTTCAGCTCGGCCACGTTCTCGGCTCCCACGATGCCGCGGATGCTGATCTGCTTCCGCCGCTCCTGGTCCGACAGCGGCAGCGACATCGCTGCGGGGAACGGAGCGCGGACGGCAGCGGGATCCGCCTCGGCCCGGGGTGGCACCGCCCTGGGGCTGAGCAACGCCAGGGGCCGGGCCAACCCCGAGGGAGGGGACAGCGGGACGGGACGGGCCGGGAcggggcggggaggggcgggATGTCGGCTGTGCTGCGCTGCGATCTGTGCGGCCcgctgctcctcctgcacaaCCCCTGCACCCCTGTTCCGTGCGTCTCCTTCCTCTGCACCCCTGCGCCTGGGACTCCCCACATCCCGATTTCCCTCAccccttccccagctcctcctCTCGAAGACCTCTTACcgagaatcacagaacggcttggctttgaagggacctcaaggatcacgaagctccaaccccccaccacaggcagggccaccaacctccacattgataccagcccaggctgcccagggccccatccaacctggccttgaacacctccagggatggacggggcatccacagcctggATGACAATGACCTTCCTGAAGTCACTCCTGAACATGCTCAGAAATAATCTGTACTTATGAGTGTCCTTGGAGAGGGACAGGGTTGGTAAAGGCTCTTTGGCACCACAGCTGAGCCCTTGGATTTGGGAGCTGTGCACACCCCATATAAGATCCAGCACTGTGTCATTTCAGACCCAACCACAATGATCCCATGACTCTATCCACAGCCAATGCCCAACCCAGAggatggggatgctgcaggggctgcagtggCGCAGAGATGCTCACGGAAGCTCAGTTTTAATCTGATAAAAGTCCTTTATTAGAACAGCAACCATGACACTTgtctggagcagagcagctgcaggcagctaTCATCGCGGGACAGTGGGGACGACACCGTACGACCATGAGGAGCCTAATAAGCACCATGAACATCCTAAGGAAGGGGGGGAATGGCAGAGGAAGGTGCCCCGTGACCCGGCCACGGAGCCTGTCGGGCAAACACCGAAGAGCTGCTCGGCGTTGTCCCGCAACACAGCTCTCCTACAGCGGAGGAACTCGTCGGTGTGGATGGACAAATAGCACCCAGTCAATAAATTAGGTGAGTTTCGTACTAGAGCAACAAGGGGACGGAGGGGATAagggggtgatggggagggggtgaCCTATATACAGTCGTTCTGCCGGACCTGGGGCGAACAGCCACAGCTTTCTGATGGCACGGGCAGCACCGCCGCTGCGAGGGCAAAGGACTGCAAAGCAAAGCGTGGGGATGAGCGCATGCATGGCCCTTGGGTAGGAGTATACACATACTCTGGGCTGCAGGCGTggtgctgcccagagcctgaaTCACCCCTGGGGCACGGCCACGGGGCAGGCACGGCAGTGGGCACGGGATCCTGAGTGCAGGTCAACCCTCCGTGCTCCCCATCCCCGGGCTCCCTGTCAGAACCTCACTGCTGAGTGAGTTTTCCTGCCAAGGGaaggatgctatggggcagtatTTAAGgctgtacaaaaataaatgcttgccTCCAAGGAGCAGTGCGGCATATGGCTGTGGTGCTGGTTTGTAGGGAGCCGGGTGCTGGCTTTGCCCCGAATCCTGCCCCTGCTGTGCCCAGCCTTGGTGGCACAGGGATGGGACCAGTTTTGCTCACCGTTCTGCCGGCACTGACCCCGGCAACgatgcagctctgctccagcagatGGCTGTGGTTTAACCCCAGCCATGGAGCATCGCCCCGGGGTGCTGCTGCCTTCGCTGGGAGCTGCAACACCCCAACAGCAgaggggtgctgctggggctgctgtagTGTGTAGGACACCCCTGGGCTCTGCAGGGACCAGCAGCAATCCAGGGCTGGCCCTGGTATGTGGCGGAGGTGCTCTGCAAGAAAGGCCACGGGGAAAGAAATATCCTGCAAAGgaatggggctggagggggcgAAAGCTTTCTGGGGGGGTccctcccacagcccagccaTGTGgctcagccagctgcagcaggacgCAGGATGGGAAGCTCTCATCCCAACTCCAATCCCCAACTCAAAGGGGCGAAACCAAACCTAAAAGCGGACACAGGGACATCTCAGGCTACTCAAGTACTTCATCAGCCAAAAAGAGCTAAACAGCAAAGCATACACACACAGGACAGCGCTGGTGGGTGGAGAATGAAGATTGCCAAAGCCGggttcctccttcccttctggCTGCCCCCGGTGCCGGCGCTCGCAGCTCCGCGCTGCCTCATCCTCACTGCATGGCCGAGCGCGAGGCGTAGAACTCAGGGACCGGCAGCCCCGTGTGCAGCGTCACCTGTAAGGAGACAGGGTGATGGTGAAGGATGCTGGCGGTGATGCTGGCGGTGATGCTGGCGGTGATGCTGGCGGTGATGCTGGCGGTGATGCTCACGGCTTGCGGCAGTGCCAGGTGAGGGGCTGTGtcctgagcacacacacagtgcagagctgctgtgtggggtcATTCAGCTCCTCCCCCTATCCCCAAAATGCTCTGATTTGGAAGGAAAGCACAATTCCTTATTGAAAAGGCATTTTCCCCTTCGGATATGGATTTATAGAAAACTCTGTCTATTTGATACATTATCTCCATCCCGCTTAGTCATTGTAATTACTCATGCACCTCTGAAGGAGGATAACGAAGGGCTTGCGTTTATTAGCAGCCTTTAATCAGCATcctaggctggatgtggctctgggcagcctggtcagCAGGGTGGCTGAAACCAGATgattattgtggtccttttcaaccctattctatgatgctatgatcCCTTGTGATGTCCTTAATGCTGAGGGACTTCAAGCTCTGCCCTGCACACTGAGCTGCCAGAAACCAGAAGGGTTCTAGAAACGTGCCTGTCTCTTAGGGCAGTGTGAATGAGTGTGGCAGGAATTAAATCCATTGTGGAGAAGGACACACCAGTAAGAATCCCCTAAAAACAGTGCAGATGGATGGGcttgtgcagtgctggagaagCAAGCAGTGACCCAAGGGGATGTGCCACAGCCACACTGGGGGAACGTGGAGACTCATTGGGATCGATGAGAGCAGGGATGAGATTAGTgagaaggggaaatgaaggATGAAAATACCAGAGAGGCCCAGGAAGCCACCACTTGGTGATGTTCAGGATAGCAGAGAGCttgggagagagggagagaagaggggTTTGAAACTCCCCAGAGGAAAAGAGGCTTTAAGAGATGCCCTTCTTCCCTGTAATGCTCCCATTTAGGACCCTGGAGAGATGGAGGAGCCGGTGAGCCTCC is part of the Coturnix japonica isolate 7356 chromosome 5, Coturnix japonica 2.1, whole genome shotgun sequence genome and harbors:
- the PYGL gene encoding glycogen phosphorylase, liver form, whose product is MSLPLSDQERRKQISIRGIVGAENVAELKRGFNRHLHFTLVKDRNVATPRDYFFALAHTVRDHLVGRWIRTQQHYYERDPKRIYYLSLEFYMGRTLQNTMINLGLQNACDEAVYQLGLDIEELEEIEEDAGLGNGGLGRLAACFLDSMATLGLAAYGYGIRYEYGIFNQKIRNGWQVEEADDWLRHGNPWEKARPEYMIPVHFYGRVEHTAGGTKWVDTQVVLALPYDTPVPGYMNNTVNTMRLWSARAPNDFNLRDFNVGDYIQAVLDRNLAENISRVLYPNDNVSQGFSLCVMSGTGLRCHVMPCEPFPVCPVPIPLLSQFFEGKELRLKQEYFVVAATLHDIIRRFKASKFGSTESVRTVFDSFPDQVAIQLNDTHPAMAIPELMRVFVDIEKLPWNKAWDITKRTFAYTNHTVLPEALERWPVDLVEKLLPRHLEIIYEINQRHLDHIASLFPNDVDRLRRMSLIEEGGTKRINMAHLCIVGSHAVNGVAKIHSEIVKSEVFRDFAELEPDKFQNKTNGITPRRWLLLCNPGLAEVIAEKIGEDYVRDLSQLAKLHEFVDDDLFIREVAKVKQENKVKFALYLEKEYEVKINPSSMFDVHVKRIHEYKRQLMNCLHIITMYNRIKRDPVKLFVPRTVIIGGKAAPGYHMAKMIIKLINAVAQVVNNDPVVGSKLKVIFLENYRVSLAEKVIPATDLSEQISTAGTEASGTGNMKFMLNGALTIGTMDGANVEMAEEAGEENLFIFGMRVEDVAELDKDGYNAQQYYDRLPELKQAVDQIQSGFFSSDEPDLFRDVVDMLFHHDRFKVFADYEAYVKCQEKVSELYLNSKAWTKMVIRNIAAAGKFSSDRTIKEYARDIWHVEPTDLKIPPPNEPREGAEDRTPNGTAARA